The proteins below come from a single Chryseobacterium capnotolerans genomic window:
- a CDS encoding Crp/Fnr family transcriptional regulator, with product MFKQLYDNISHYIDLSEEEFSQFSGPFQLKSFKKKETVLKEGEYCLFEGFVLNGCFKVYYLNENGFEQTLYFAIEGWWITDIDSLLNDVPSILNIEALMESEVLMISKKIRTRFMKPCRKLKSFSGS from the coding sequence ATGTTCAAACAGCTTTATGACAATATCAGTCATTATATTGATCTTTCTGAAGAGGAATTCAGTCAATTTTCCGGACCTTTTCAATTAAAAAGTTTTAAAAAGAAAGAAACAGTTCTGAAAGAGGGAGAATATTGTCTTTTTGAAGGCTTTGTACTGAATGGATGTTTCAAAGTCTATTATCTTAATGAAAACGGATTTGAACAGACTCTCTATTTTGCAATAGAAGGGTGGTGGATCACGGATATAGACAGCTTACTGAATGATGTCCCAAGTATTCTGAATATTGAAGCCCTTATGGAGAGTGAAGTACTGATGATTTCAAAAAAGATAAGGACGCGCTTTATGAAACCATGCCGCAAATTGAAAAGCTTTTCAGGATCATGA
- the ccsA gene encoding cytochrome c biogenesis protein CcsA — MKKLQDIIISTRTMAVLLLVYAFAMAYATFLENDYGTPTAKALIYEAKWFELIMVLLIVNFIGNIGRYRLWKKDKWPVLVFHLAFVFIFIGGAITRYISFEGTMHIREGETSNEIVTDKNFLKIQIEEKGDVLNYQDIPYLMSPLHKDLNATYDFHGKEVKIFAKEYIQRKKDSLLADPNGTEYLHLVSTGTTGRQNIYIKAGDTKSINGTLVTFNRAIDGAVEFKNEGGKLFIKTPVDASYMTMATQATGNTVKDEFQPLALRSLYSINELKLVVPEGLKKGKLMAIEGDRKKDAAVPDMLQIELQGPKTKQLVDLSVEKGNPNAYKQITMDGLNIMVGFGPKVYNTPFALKLDDFVMETYPGSSSPSAYESHVKIVDEGKETPYKIYMNHVLNYKGYRFFQSSFDPDRMGTVLSVNHDYWGTLISYIGYGLLFLGMFVIFFWKGTHFWKLNKMLKDVNKKKAAAVLLLFLSLGLNAQKIETHGTTDGSRDHVHVEGDGHTHAAPAPQAQTSQDSEMRQNSLASPMGKMRTISADEIISRNKISKEHAEKFGYLLVQNFEGRIIPMNTQALEVLRKLYKHDSFKGTDGKSLDANQWFLSINTDTESWTSVPLIKVDEKGGKALLEKTKANEEGYTSLLNLFPVDKRTGMLTYILEKDYNTAFAKKPGDQSEYDKQVIKLNERVQIFNEFFSGQFLRIVPVKNDANHTWHSWLDQKFEPDMESQQVMGPYFSEVIGAQRSGNWSKADTELVKLSDYQKKWGKAVIPDQSKVDLEVFMNNVNINFKLLIFYTIIGGLLLILGFIELFKPKKALNKAIKVIIGIGSIGYVFHFLGLVARWYISGHAPWSNGYEAIIFISWVGISAGFALYRNSNALIPASGFMVAVIMMGFAHGGSALDPQITPLVPVLKSYWLIVHVAIITSSYGFFALSMIIAVLSLVFYIISSKETYKIHHDTTLKELVIVSEMSLTVGLFALTVGNFLGGIWANESWGRYWSWDPKETWAFISIMVYAFVLHMRLVPGLRSRWAFHVATMFAFCSMVMTYFGVNYYLSGLHSYAAGDPVPVPAWVYIGIATMITLAAVSYFKFKALTKK, encoded by the coding sequence ATGAAGAAGCTCCAAGATATTATTATCTCAACCAGGACAATGGCTGTATTGTTACTGGTTTATGCATTCGCAATGGCCTATGCAACGTTCTTAGAAAACGACTACGGAACTCCTACAGCAAAAGCATTAATTTATGAGGCGAAATGGTTTGAACTCATTATGGTGCTGCTTATCGTTAACTTCATAGGGAATATCGGAAGATACAGACTGTGGAAAAAGGATAAATGGCCCGTTTTGGTTTTTCACCTTGCCTTTGTATTCATTTTTATTGGTGGTGCCATCACAAGATACATCAGTTTTGAAGGGACCATGCACATCAGAGAAGGGGAAACATCCAATGAAATCGTAACGGATAAAAACTTCCTTAAAATCCAGATCGAGGAAAAAGGAGATGTGCTAAACTACCAGGATATTCCTTACCTGATGTCTCCACTTCACAAAGATCTTAATGCTACTTACGATTTCCACGGAAAAGAAGTAAAGATCTTTGCAAAAGAATATATTCAGAGAAAAAAAGACAGTTTACTGGCTGATCCTAACGGAACTGAATACCTTCACTTAGTTTCAACAGGAACAACAGGAAGACAGAATATTTATATCAAAGCAGGAGATACAAAATCCATTAACGGAACTTTGGTAACTTTCAACAGAGCTATTGATGGAGCTGTTGAATTCAAAAACGAAGGGGGGAAATTATTCATCAAGACTCCAGTAGACGCAAGTTACATGACCATGGCAACACAGGCTACCGGAAATACTGTAAAAGATGAATTCCAGCCTTTAGCATTGAGAAGTTTATACAGCATCAATGAGCTAAAGCTTGTAGTACCTGAAGGCCTTAAAAAAGGGAAACTGATGGCTATTGAAGGGGACAGAAAGAAAGATGCTGCTGTTCCGGATATGCTTCAGATTGAATTGCAAGGGCCAAAAACAAAACAATTGGTTGATCTTTCCGTTGAAAAAGGAAATCCAAATGCTTACAAGCAAATTACGATGGACGGGTTAAACATTATGGTTGGATTCGGACCAAAAGTATACAATACTCCTTTCGCATTGAAATTAGATGATTTCGTGATGGAAACCTATCCTGGTAGCAGCTCTCCGAGTGCTTATGAAAGTCACGTGAAAATTGTTGATGAAGGAAAAGAAACCCCTTATAAAATCTATATGAACCACGTTCTAAACTATAAAGGTTACCGTTTCTTCCAGTCAAGTTTTGATCCGGACAGAATGGGAACTGTATTATCTGTAAACCATGATTACTGGGGAACTTTAATTTCTTATATCGGATACGGTCTTTTATTCTTAGGAATGTTTGTGATCTTCTTCTGGAAAGGAACACACTTCTGGAAATTAAATAAGATGCTGAAAGACGTTAATAAAAAGAAAGCTGCAGCAGTACTTTTATTGTTCTTAAGCTTAGGGTTAAACGCTCAGAAAATTGAAACCCATGGAACTACTGACGGAAGCAGAGACCATGTACATGTAGAAGGTGACGGGCATACACACGCAGCACCGGCTCCTCAAGCTCAAACATCTCAGGATAGTGAGATGAGACAAAACTCATTAGCCTCTCCAATGGGGAAAATGAGAACCATTTCAGCGGATGAAATTATTTCGAGAAATAAAATCAGCAAAGAACACGCAGAGAAATTCGGTTACCTTTTGGTTCAGAACTTTGAAGGACGAATTATTCCAATGAATACACAGGCTTTGGAAGTTTTAAGAAAACTTTACAAGCATGACAGCTTTAAAGGGACAGACGGAAAATCACTGGATGCTAACCAATGGTTCCTTTCAATCAATACAGATACAGAAAGCTGGACATCAGTTCCTTTAATCAAAGTTGATGAAAAAGGAGGAAAAGCACTTCTTGAAAAAACAAAAGCCAATGAAGAGGGGTATACTTCTTTACTAAATTTATTCCCGGTAGATAAGAGAACAGGAATGTTAACTTATATTCTGGAAAAAGACTATAACACAGCTTTTGCCAAAAAACCAGGAGACCAGTCTGAATACGACAAGCAGGTAATTAAACTTAATGAAAGAGTTCAGATTTTCAATGAATTTTTCAGTGGTCAGTTCTTGAGAATTGTTCCTGTGAAAAATGATGCAAACCACACTTGGCACTCTTGGCTGGATCAGAAATTTGAACCGGACATGGAGTCTCAGCAGGTAATGGGACCTTATTTTTCAGAAGTAATCGGGGCACAGAGATCCGGAAACTGGAGCAAAGCAGATACTGAATTGGTAAAGCTTTCAGACTATCAGAAAAAATGGGGGAAAGCCGTAATTCCAGATCAGTCTAAAGTAGATCTTGAAGTATTCATGAACAATGTGAATATCAACTTCAAATTATTGATTTTCTATACCATTATTGGAGGACTTCTTTTAATTCTAGGTTTTATTGAGCTATTCAAGCCTAAGAAAGCTTTAAACAAAGCTATTAAAGTAATCATTGGTATTGGATCTATAGGATATGTATTCCACTTCCTGGGTCTTGTTGCAAGATGGTATATTTCAGGACATGCGCCTTGGAGTAACGGATATGAAGCGATCATCTTTATCTCATGGGTAGGTATTTCCGCTGGATTTGCATTATATAGAAATTCAAACGCTTTGATTCCTGCTTCAGGTTTCATGGTAGCGGTTATCATGATGGGATTTGCACACGGAGGTTCAGCACTTGATCCGCAGATCACACCACTTGTACCAGTATTGAAATCTTACTGGCTGATTGTTCACGTAGCGATCATTACATCTAGTTATGGCTTCTTCGCCCTGTCGATGATTATTGCTGTACTATCTTTAGTATTCTATATTATTTCGAGCAAAGAAACATACAAAATTCACCACGATACCACATTGAAAGAATTGGTAATTGTTTCTGAAATGTCATTAACGGTAGGTCTTTTTGCCTTGACAGTAGGAAACTTCCTTGGAGGGATCTGGGCGAATGAATCTTGGGGTAGATATTGGAGCTGGGACCCGAAAGAAACCTGGGCTTTCATTTCCATCATGGTATACGCTTTTGTATTACACATGAGATTAGTCCCTGGATTAAGAAGCAGATGGGCATTCCATGTAGCAACTATGTTTGCTTTCTGTTCAATGGTAATGACCTATTTTGGGGTAAACTATTACCTGAGCGGGCTTCACTCCTACGCAGCAGGAGATCCGGTACCAGTACCAGCTTGGGTATACATCGGAATCGCTACAATGATTACTTTAGCTGCTGTATCTTATTTCAAGTTTAAAGCTTTAACAAAGAAATAA